A segment of the Pseudoalteromonas sp. UG3-2 genome:
CAAAGACTGATCAGTAACAAGATGGCGCCACTGAGATTCATCAAGTTATAGGTTAGCCCTTCTGGTGATGCTTTTTGTAGCTGTAACATAAAAAATGCACCAACCACTAAAAAGGTGCCTGTCATACCAATAATATCGAAAACTAAATCGATCATACGTTATCCATTATAATCACCAACTCCAATTCACCGAACCAGTTATATTGCAGTTGTATTTGCTTTAGACCCAATTGGCTGGCCCAGTTCCATGGGAAGGGTCGTTTTCAATCATTGAAACAGCAAGTCAAACGGCGAGATAGTAACAAATACACAGCCCCAGGTAAGGACATATGTCTGATGACATAACAAATGGCGGGGGTTATTTTGCCGTGACTTTGCCGCCAATCATTTTTAACGCTGGCGTGCCACGGACTAAGGTGTCACGGGCGAAGGTTTGCTCGCAATTAGGACAGTGAATTTGATCTTGGGTGTGATCTTTAACAATACGCTCTTTGAAGCATTTGACCAAACTCCCTTTACCGCCCTTGCGGTATTTAAATAGCGGCTGTTTGCAGCCGGCACAAAATATATCGACAGTGCGAGTTGGTCCTTTTTTGTTTGGCTTAGCCATGTTTAATACATTA
Coding sequences within it:
- a CDS encoding CBU_0592 family membrane protein; the encoded protein is MIDLVFDIIGMTGTFLVVGAFFMLQLQKASPEGLTYNLMNLSGAILLLISLCYNFNLASFVIELFWIAASLIGLYKYFKARKLAAA